Proteins encoded by one window of Gouania willdenowi chromosome 4, fGouWil2.1, whole genome shotgun sequence:
- the bend5 gene encoding BEN domain-containing protein 5 isoform X1, with protein MYAFVRFFEDDMCYALPVSEVEDFRPLHRTDFDHKKVYLVYRAQRNGSAGPPCQAHILALADTVEEFEISITQKKMKIPKMSIKNAGYSIGNCFGEERMPLRHKKALSQDHGRPLSNSSKSLAAVVARLERNAASSYMEGEENLDEDRLAEEGEDADDEYDDMEAEHQRHHHQQHLAVDSDCVSEVAAAVVPRVLYEELVHSYRQQEEEMRRLQQELERTRRQLVQQAKKLKEYGSLLTEVKELRDFNRRLQDVLLMRLGSEPMHDNGTQTIKAEVVEPIVDAQETCREEANTSSSYSPSPRTVYTCNDGKVHLGAGIWVEEEKWYQLQRTQGDSKFTKNLAVMIWGTETLKNRSVTGVATKKKKDALPKPPLSPSKLKIVRECLYDRVSQETADSAEITQRLSKVNKYICEKIMDINKSIKNEERRESKLLFRQTVKMENFTYDGI; from the exons ATGTATGCTTTTGTTAGGTTTTTTGAAGACGACATGTGCTACGCGTTGCCAGTATCAGAGGTGGAGGATTTCAGACCTCTGCACAGGACAGATTTCGATCATAAGAAGGTGTATCTGGTTTACAGAGCCCAGCGGAATGGCAGCGCAGGCCCGCCGTGTCAGGCGCACATCCTCGCCCTGGCAG ACACAGTAGAGGAATTTGAAATCAGCATAACACAAAAGAAGATGAAAATTCCCAAGATGTCCATCAAGAATGCAGGATACTCGATTGGAAACTGTTTTGGAGAGGAGAGAATGCCTCTTAGACATAAAAAG GCTCTGTCTCAGGATCATGGGCGCCCTCTATCGAACTCCTCTAAAAGCCTGGCGGCAGTCGTAGCTCGCTTGGAGCGAAACGCTGCTAGCTCCTACATGGAGGGCGAAGAGAACCTAGATGAAGACCGGCTAGCTGAGGAGGGAGAGGATGCGGATGACGAATATGATGATATGGAGGCAGAACATCAGCGACATCATCACCAGCAACATTTGGCGGTGGACTCAGATTGTGTGTCCGAGGTGGCTGCGGCCGTAGTTCCTCGAGTTCTTTACGAAGAGCTGGTTCACAGCTACAGGcaacaggaggaggagatgaGGAGGCTGCAGCAGGAGCTTGAGAGAACTCGCAGGCAACTTGTGCAGCAGGCCAAGAAGCTTAAAGAATATGGCAGCTTGCTGACAGAAGTCAAAGAACTAAGAGACTTCAACAGACGATTGCAGGATGTCCTACTGATGAGACTGGGCAGTG agccAATGCATGACAATGGCACTCAGACAATCAAGGCTGAAGTGGTTGAACCAATTGTTGATGCCCAGGAGACTTGCAGAGAAGAAGCCAACACCAGCTCCAGTTACTCGCCCTCACCCAGAACAGTTTACACCTGCAACGACGGCAAG GTACACCTCGGGGCTGGGATCTGGGTGGAGGAGGAGAAGTGGTATCAGCTACAGCGAACCCAGGGAGACTCCAAGTTCACAAAGAACCTTGCTGTGATGATATGGGGCACAGAGACCCTCAAAAACCGCAGTGTCACCGGAGTGGCCACGAAAAAGAAGAAAGATGCCCTACCCAAACCTCCGCTGTCACCCAGCAAGCTGAAAATTGTCAGAG AATGTCTCTACGACAGAGTGTCTCAGGAGACGGCAGACAGTGCAGAGATTACGCAGAGATTGTCCAAAGtgaacaaatacatttgtgaaAAAATCATGGACATCAACAAGTCCATCAAGAACGAGGAACGGCGAGAGTCAAAGCTGCTCTTCAGACAAACAGTCAAGATGGAGAACTTTACCTACGATGGCATATAG
- the bend5 gene encoding BEN domain-containing protein 5 isoform X2, which yields MKIPKMSIKNAGYSIGNCFGEERMPLRHKKALSQDHGRPLSNSSKSLAAVVARLERNAASSYMEGEENLDEDRLAEEGEDADDEYDDMEAEHQRHHHQQHLAVDSDCVSEVAAAVVPRVLYEELVHSYRQQEEEMRRLQQELERTRRQLVQQAKKLKEYGSLLTEVKELRDFNRRLQDVLLMRLGSEPMHDNGTQTIKAEVVEPIVDAQETCREEANTSSSYSPSPRTVYTCNDGKVHLGAGIWVEEEKWYQLQRTQGDSKFTKNLAVMIWGTETLKNRSVTGVATKKKKDALPKPPLSPSKLKIVRECLYDRVSQETADSAEITQRLSKVNKYICEKIMDINKSIKNEERRESKLLFRQTVKMENFTYDGI from the exons ATGAAAATTCCCAAGATGTCCATCAAGAATGCAGGATACTCGATTGGAAACTGTTTTGGAGAGGAGAGAATGCCTCTTAGACATAAAAAG GCTCTGTCTCAGGATCATGGGCGCCCTCTATCGAACTCCTCTAAAAGCCTGGCGGCAGTCGTAGCTCGCTTGGAGCGAAACGCTGCTAGCTCCTACATGGAGGGCGAAGAGAACCTAGATGAAGACCGGCTAGCTGAGGAGGGAGAGGATGCGGATGACGAATATGATGATATGGAGGCAGAACATCAGCGACATCATCACCAGCAACATTTGGCGGTGGACTCAGATTGTGTGTCCGAGGTGGCTGCGGCCGTAGTTCCTCGAGTTCTTTACGAAGAGCTGGTTCACAGCTACAGGcaacaggaggaggagatgaGGAGGCTGCAGCAGGAGCTTGAGAGAACTCGCAGGCAACTTGTGCAGCAGGCCAAGAAGCTTAAAGAATATGGCAGCTTGCTGACAGAAGTCAAAGAACTAAGAGACTTCAACAGACGATTGCAGGATGTCCTACTGATGAGACTGGGCAGTG agccAATGCATGACAATGGCACTCAGACAATCAAGGCTGAAGTGGTTGAACCAATTGTTGATGCCCAGGAGACTTGCAGAGAAGAAGCCAACACCAGCTCCAGTTACTCGCCCTCACCCAGAACAGTTTACACCTGCAACGACGGCAAG GTACACCTCGGGGCTGGGATCTGGGTGGAGGAGGAGAAGTGGTATCAGCTACAGCGAACCCAGGGAGACTCCAAGTTCACAAAGAACCTTGCTGTGATGATATGGGGCACAGAGACCCTCAAAAACCGCAGTGTCACCGGAGTGGCCACGAAAAAGAAGAAAGATGCCCTACCCAAACCTCCGCTGTCACCCAGCAAGCTGAAAATTGTCAGAG AATGTCTCTACGACAGAGTGTCTCAGGAGACGGCAGACAGTGCAGAGATTACGCAGAGATTGTCCAAAGtgaacaaatacatttgtgaaAAAATCATGGACATCAACAAGTCCATCAAGAACGAGGAACGGCGAGAGTCAAAGCTGCTCTTCAGACAAACAGTCAAGATGGAGAACTTTACCTACGATGGCATATAG